Sequence from the Paeniglutamicibacter cryotolerans genome:
TGGTCGCAGAGGTCGAATATCTCCCGCAGCCGGTGCGAGACGTAGAGGATGGCCACGCCCCTGCCCTGAAGCCGGCGGATGATCCCGTAGAGCAGCTGAACCTCGTGTCCTGCAAGTGCGGCTGTCGGCTCATCCATGGAAATGACCTTCGCATCGCGCGAGAGCGCCTTGACGATCTCCACTATCTGCTGCTCGGCGACCGAGAGCCGCACCACGCGTGTGGTCGGGTCTATGAAGTCAATGCCAAGGTCTGCAAGCAGTTCGGCCGTGCGCCGGACCATGGCCCTCTGGTCGACGAACCCGCCTCGGCGCGGTTCGCGGCCGATGAACACGTTCTGCGCCACAGTGCGTTCGGGAAGCAGGTTGAACTCCTGGAAAACAGTCGCCAGGCCCGCATCCATGGCCTGAACCGGGTGGCTGAAGTTCACGGCCGTCCCGCCGAGCTCCACCGTGCCGCCGTCGCGCTGGTAGACCCCGGCGAGGATCTTCATGAGCGTCGACTTGCCGGCCCCATTTTCGCCGACCAGCCCGTGGACCTGGCCGGGGAAGAGTTCAAGGGAAACGTCGTTGAGCACTGTGACGCCGAAAAACGCCTTGGTCAGGCCCGTGGCACGCAGAACGGGTGCGCCGGTTGCCGCGGTCATGGTGCCACCTCGACCCAGTGCCCGGTGGCCGCTGATTGGAGTACCGCCGCCGTCACGCGCACGGCGCGCAACCCGTCGGCGAATCTTGGCAGCCCCTCGGGGTCTGCACCGTCGATGGCAGCGTAGCTGTCGGAAATGAAGGCGTTGAACGCGTCCTGGTATCCCATCGGGTGTCCGGCGGGCAGCAGCGAGAGCCGGGCCGCGTCGGCCGAGAGCTGCGCCGGGTCCCGTTGCAGCACGCGGTTCCCCTTCCTGCGTCCCAACCACAGCGCATCGGGGGTTTCCTGCTCGAAGCGCACCGATTCTTCGGTGCCCGAGACCTCGAAGACGAGCGCGTTCTTGTGTCCCGGGGCAACCTGGGAGATCAGCAGCGTGCCCAGCATGCCGGCGTCGAATTCCACCAAGAGCGCTACCAGGTCCTCGGTGGCTATGTTGCTGTGGATGGACCGATCGGCGTGGACGGTTCGCTTGGTCGCATTGAGCCGGATGATGCGCTGACCGCTGACGAATTCGAGCAGGTCACACAGGTGGGAGCCAATGTCGGCGAAGGCCCGGGAGGGTCCGCCGTGCTGCTCATCGACGCGCCAATTGTCATCGCCGACCGCCAGCAGCCAGTCTTGCAGATAGCTGGCCTGGACGGTCAGCAGGCGGCCCGTGTGACCGGCGGCAATCCTGGCCCGCGCCTCGCGAACCATGGGATGGAAGCGGTAGACAAAGGGAACGGTGCCGCACAGTCCGCCGGTGTCGGCCAGGGCAAGCAGTTCACGCGCGTCGCCGACACCGGTGGTCAGGGGTTTTTCGCAGACCACGTGCTTACCGGCCCGCAGTGCCGCGGCAGCAAGCCCATGGTGAGTGGCGTTGGGGGTGCAGATGTGGACGACATCGACCGAATCGTCCGTCAACAGCGCTTCGAACGTGTCGTAGGTGGAGGCCAGGCCGAGCCGTGCAGCCGAAGCACGGCTGCGCTCCGGGGTGGAGGAGGTTCCTGCCGCGAGCCTGGCACCGGCGCTGCGGATCGCACGGGAATGGACTGTTGCCATGAACCCCGATCCGACCACAGCCGCCTGTAATATCCGCGGTGGTGCCTTGGTTGCCTCATCCATGCCCCCATGGTGACATGGGTCACAACACTTCTGTCAATAGACATACAAAAGTTATTTGCCTGAAATCATCTTCAGAAGTTTTGTTGGTCGAAGTCGAGGGGGTTGTGATTGACTGGCGCCATGAACGAGCACTCCCGCGGATCGGCGCTGGGCCCGACGGGCGCCGGCGAGCTGTTCCAGCTACTGCGCGACGGGCATCCGCGCACGCGCGCCCAGCTGGCACTCGAAACTGGGCTGGCCCGTTCCACCATCACCACCCGGGTCGACGAACTCATGGGCCTGGGCCTGGTCCTGCCCGTGGCAGAGGCGGCATCCACCGGCGGACGACCGCCCTCCCAATTCGCACTGAACCCGCGGGCCCGTGTGGTCCTGGCCGCCGATCTGGGCGCTTCCCATGCGACCCTGGCCATCACCGACCTGACCGGAATCGTGCTCGCCGAACATAGCCAGCGCATCGACATCGCCGCAGGTCCCGTCGCTGTCCTGACCTGGCTGGCTGAAACCACCATGAGCCTGCTCAAACGCCTGGGGCTGGGCGAATGCGACTTGGTGGCCATCGGCATCGGAGTGCCGGGACCGGTGCATTTCGAAAGCGGGCAACCGGCCAACCCGCCGATCATGCCCGGTTGGAACGGATTCGACATCCCGGGGTGGCTGGGTAGGATCCTGCCCGTCCCGGTTCTGGTCGACAACGACGTGAACATCATGGCTCTGGGCGAACGCGCCACCAATTTCCCCACCGTCGAACACTTCATGTTCGTCAAGGTAGCCACGGGCATCGGCGCCGGGCTGGTTTCCGGCGGACGACTCCAGCGCGGGGCCCAGGGCATTGCCGGCGATATCGGGCATGTGAGGGTGGGGCGGGGCGGGGACATCCAGTGCCAATGCGGCAATAGCGGATGCCTTGAGGCACTGGCCTCAGGCCCAGCAATCGCCAGCTCCCTGCGGGCGCAGGGATTGGAGGCAGCGGGAACAACCGAGGTAATCGATCTCGTCAAAGCCGGAAACACCATGGCCATCCAGGCCGTACGCCAGGCAGGCCGGGACTTGGGAGAGGTCCTCAGCACCTGCGTGTCCCTGATGAATCCCTCGGTGATTGCCATCGGAGGATCCATGGCGCGGGCCGGGGAACACCTGATCGCCGGGGTCCGGGAGGTGGTGTATTCGCGCTCCACTCCGCTGGCCACGGAACACCTGCGCATCATGCCCTCCGCCTCTGCCGCGCATGCAGGCGTCCTAGGCGCCAGCGCATTGGCCGTCCACCATGCGCTCTCCCCCAGCGGAATCGCAGCCCTGTCCAGCCAATGAACCGCCGGTGACGGAGCAGACACCGTCCCGGTTAGCCGTTCGCGGCCCGGCGGGGAAGAATGGTCGGGTGACCCTTGTCCCGGAATCCCCGCCCGAAGCATCCTGCATGAACCGCGTCGTCGCCGATTCCAGCGACCGCATCGCCTGGCTTCGCGCACGTTCCCAGGGCATTACCGCCACCGACGTGTCCAAGCTTTCCACCATGCGCAGCATCGAAACGGCGGCACACTCCAAGCTGAACGGCTCCGGCTTCTCCGGCAACTCCTGGACCGACCACGGTCGCGCCCGGGAACCCGTGATCGCCGAGTGGGTTCAAAGAAACTACGGCATTCTCCCCAGCACCCAGCTATTCCATGCCGCCCAGGAGCGCATCCATCTGGCCACTCCCGACGGCATCGCCGTCCGGGCCGACGGCACGGTGGAACTGGCGGAAATCAAGACGACGAACAAGGCCTGGAAGAGCATTCCGTTGCACTATCTGCGCCAGGTCTGGTGGCAGCAATATGTGCTGGGCGCCGAGCGGACGCTGGTGGTCTGGGAGCAGCACGAAAACTTCATTCCGGTGAACGAGGAGCCAGAATTCCGTTGGGTCGATCGAGACGACCAGCAGATCAACCAGCTCATCGGCCGCGCAGACGTGCTGCTGCAGCTGTTGCGGCACAAGACGGCGCTGGCCCGGGTGCGCGAGGACCGCAGGCCGGCCGCACTCTATCTCCCCGAATAAACCGCATCAACTGCTACCGGGTAACGGGGGAGCTGTCGAGCGGTAGGAATGGCCGGTTGGTGTCGTGATTTCCAGAGTATGCCGGCGGCCGGGAACAGGCCGCTCGCTCCAACCGGGTGCCTCTTTGGTTAAGTTGCAGGCCTGGCAACGTCCGCTACCATTAGCGGCACTGGTCGGACCGCCGTTTGCCCATTGCTGGATATGGTCTATCCGTCGCATCGGGGCGTTGCATCCGGGGGTCCTGCATACCTGATCGCGGATCTGGATCAGCTGGCGCAGCGACGGTGGAAAAATACGTTTGTGCGAGTCCATGGCCACGAGCTCCCCGGTTCGCGGAGCGGTGAAGATCCGCCGGACCCAGCATTTCACCGTGGATTCCCCCTTCGGTCCGGTCACGATCCAGCGCGCCCATGCGGCGGGCATGGCCCCGTATCCCTGCAGCTGCACCGGTTCGGATTCGGACTGAAACAGCGTCCGGTCCGTCATGACCAGGTTGATGGTCACCGGCACCCCGTGATCGGATTTGGCCCCGGTGAGCCGTTCGAAGAACTCGTCGACGCGGATTAGTTCGCGGGTTCGACCGTCTCCCGCGGCAACCTTGGTGGCGACCGCGCTCTCGAGTGTTTCGGCGATGATCAGGCCCATCTCCACCGGAACCATCCCGGTCACCCGCATCATGGCATCGGGTTCAGGAATGAAGGAGATGCGTCTCTTCCTGGCGGCAGCCGCGGCCTTGGCCACCGCATTGCGAGGATCAACTTCCTGGGCCTTGACCCGGTTAGCCAGCTGTTTCACCCCCTCGCCGGTGAAGTCCCCGGGGTGCTCCTGAACCGCTGCATCCACCTTTGGGCGCAGCGCCGACGACAGGCCTTGGGCTTCCGCGGCGATGACCAGCGCCCGCGTCTCGCTGATGGCACCGCGCGTGAGCGCCCGCATCGTCAACGGCATGTCCTGGACAAGGATCTTGGAGAGCGCAAGGAGCCGTCGACCGGCGTCGGGAGCCTCCTGCCTGGCCAGTCCGACTTGGGTCCCCACTCCCCGGCCCTGGGTGTCGATCCCGGTTCCCGCTGCAGCTTGGCGCTCCCGGGTCCGGGCATCGAGTGCTACGGTGGCCAGGACTTGGACCGCGGCAAGGGCCGATTTGTCCCGCTCAATGGTGTCCAGCAGGTCTATCAGCCCGGCCTCGCCGAGGTCGACATCGATGCCTGACGCCCGGACCGCGAACGCATCGAGCAGGGCCAAGTCATCGGGCGAGGAAATCATCGCATCGATGTCCAGCGGGGTCTCGCGCGATGAGCAGGCCCCCGCCAGCGGGACGCCAGCGGGGAGGGTGGTTCCGGAAGGGTTTTCCGAGACCCGTTCTAGATTTATTTCACCTTCTGAAATTTCATCGAACATACATCCATTTTTTCGCCCGAACCGTTTGGAAAAACAGCCCAATCATCCTATCGCGATGGATAAAAATACTAGTCAGATAATGCTTTGGTTATCCACACGGCTGCGTGCAGGGGGTGCGCCACAGCCCCGTCGATGCATCCCACACCGGCCGCCGGAGCGTCGAGTTCCGGGGAGATCAGATCCCCGGGCGGCGCATGGCCACCGGCACCGGAAGCGCCTCGGGGTACTTTTCCTGAAGCTCGGCGATCAGCTTCTCGCGCACGTAACTCTTGAGCGCGATCAGATCGGCCGCGTTCCGGGCACTGACGAAGACGCTCACGTTCAGTGTGCCTCCCACGGCATCCGCAACGGTCAACGACCCGTTGCGGCCGTCCCACAGGTCAGTGGCATCGAGCAGCTGCTTCAGCCGGGTGCGCAGGTGCTCGATGGGTGCGTTCCAGTTCAGATCCAGCATGACGCTGCCACTGATTTCCGAGCTCCTGCGCGACCAGTTCTCGAAGGGCGTCGTGGTGAAGTAGGTCGAGGGCAGGATCATCCGGCGCCCATCGGGCATCAACACCACGACATAGGTGAGGGTGATCTCCTCGATCACCCCGCGCTGCATCTCCACCATGACGGTATCCTCGACGCGGATCGCGTCGGTGAAGGCGATCTGCAGCCCGGCAAAGACATTGCTCAGCGAGCTCTGCACAGCAAGGCCCGCCACGACGGAGATCAATCCGGCCGAGGCCAGTAGACCGGCGCCCAGGGCTCGCACCTCGGGGATGGTCAGCAGTGCCCCAGCGACGGCCAGCACGAGGATCAACGCAGTGGCCACCCGGCGCAACAGACCGATCTGGGTACGCAGCTTCGCCACCCGGCGCGGGTTTTCCAGGTCGGTGCGGTACCTGGCCATCAGGACGTCTTCGAGTAATCCCAACAGCACTATGAGCAGCGCGGCGATGGAACCGATCAGCCCGAGGACCAGCAGGAAGGCGATGGTTTTCGTCCAGGCATCGGCGTAGCCGGAGGCCTTCACCACGGCGAGCGTGACGCCGAAGGCCATCACCAGGAAGAACGGCAACCGCGACTTTGCCACATCGCGGCGCAGCAGCGGCCGATGGCGCAGAACGTAGTTCACGATCAGGAACAGCGCGATGGTGACCACCAGGACGGCCGCCAGGCCGATGCCCACGGCAAGCCAGGGCTTCACGAGGTCGGGGACGGCGTCGCCGCCGGCGTTCTGCACTGCCTCGTCGAGGGTGTCACTGACTAAGGGGGATAAATCCTGCATCGAACCAGCGTGACACATCCAACCGGATCATTTATGACTTGTCGGGCTCGCCACACAAATCCCGGACCCGGATTCGGTGCTGTTTCCCACTGGTGCGCAGGCAAGATGCGGGAACATGCTTGATGCGTCACACCCGCTTTCCTCGCACTGGAGCATTGAAATGAACAAGGCATTACGCGCGGGCATCATGAGCGCGCTATTGGTGGCAGGTTTGGGCATCGCACCCGCCGTACCCGCCGTTTCGGCACCCGTTCCCAGCGCGCCGGCAAGCGCGCCATATTGCGGCATCACCTGGGGCTCGGGGGCCGACCACGTCACCGGGACCTCCTCGGCACGGATCAGCAACGTCCGCGCGGGGGAGCACACCTGCTACGACAGGCTCGTGATCGACCTCAAGGGCAAGATCAAGGGCTACGACGTCCGCTACGTCAAGGCCGTCTACACCGAGGGCCAGGGCAGGAAGGTCCCGCTGGCGGGGACCGCCGACCTGCGCATCATCGTCAATGCGGTGGCCTACGACTCGGCCGGCCACCGGACCTACAACCCGAAGAACAATGCGAAGGCCGTCAACGTCACCGGCATGCGCACGTTCAAGCAGGTCGCCTTCCTGGGTAGCTTCGAGGGACAGAGTTCCTTCGGGCTGGGCGTCCGGGCCAGGTTGCCGTTCCGCAGCTTCGTGCTCGCCGGGCCGGGGGCGGGAAGCCGCCTGGTCATCGACGTCGCCCACCGCTGGTAGGCCGGGGACGCACTTGAGGTCCAAGGGCAAGTTCCCAGCCGGACGCAACAACAGCGTCATCGAGCAACGGCCCCCCTGCACTACGCACGCGAATGTGTCACGATTCTTCTATGAGCCGCGCCTATAAACATGTCGATGTTTTCACTTCCATCCCGTATCTGGGCAACGCGCTGGCTGTAGTGCTCGATGGCGAGGGCTTGGATGCCGCAACCATGGCCGGCATCGCGAACTGGACCAATCTGGCCGAGACGGCCTTCCTGTTCCCTCCCACCGACCCGGGCGCCGACTACAAGGTACGGATCTTCACCACCACCACGGAGCTGCCCTTTGCCGGGCACCCCACGCTCGGCGCGGCCCACGCTTGGCTTGAGGCCGGCGGCCGCCCCCGCAACGAGGGCCGGATCGTGCAGGAATGCGGCGCCGGCCTGATCGAGCTACGGGTCCAGGACTCCCCCGTCGACGGCACCTCGGCGCAGCTCGCCTTCAAGGCCCCGCCGCTGGTGCGCACCGGCCCGCTCGAGGACGACGTGCTGGAATGGGCCATCTCCGGGCTCGGCATCACGGCCCGGGACGTGTTGGCCCACCAGTGGCTGGCCAATGGTCCGACCTGGGCCGGGCTGGTGCTGCGCGACGCCGATCTGGTGCTGGCGCTCGAACCGGACTTCGCGACACTGGCCGGGCTGGAGGTCGGAGTGATTGGCGCCTACGACAGCCAGGGCATCGCCTCCGGAACCTACGGCCCCAAGGGCTCCGCACCGCGGGCCCCCGGGACCATCGCCGAGCTGCAGCCGCTGAACGAGGAGGATACCTTCCGTTCCACCGAGCATTTCAGGAACGTCGTGTCCGGCGCGCCAGCCGACTTCGAGGTGCGCGCCTTCATCGCGGGCGAGGGACTGCCCGAGGATCCGGCCACCGGGTCGCTGAATGCCGGGTTCGGCATCTGGCTGACGGAGGCCGGGCTGGCCCCGGACACCTACACCGTGCGGCAGGGAACCCGGCTGGGCCGCGCGGCGCGGATCGACGTGCTCCGCGACGACTCCGGCGTCTGGATCTGCGGTGACACAGTAACCTGCGTGGACGGGTTCATTTACGCCGGATGATCGGGACCCCCGCGCAGCGGGTATGTGGCGTGTGAAATTGCGCTCACATGACCATGGCGCCGGGGCCGTAGGAGTAGTCTCGATTGGTGACTCAGCCCAGCAAAACCCAACTATCCGAAGACAAAAAAGCCTGGACCGCGCTCTGGGCCCTGGTCATCGGGTTCTTCATGATCTTGGTGGACTCCACCATCGTCTCCACCGCCATGCCCGCCATCATGCGCGGGCTCGACACCGACATCAACGGCGTCATCTGGGTCAACAGCGCCTACCTGCTGGCCTTCGCCGTACCGCTGCTGATCACCGGCAGGCTCGGCGACCGCTTCGGCCCACGCAACATCTATCTGGTCGGGCTGTTCATCTTCACGCTGGCATCGCTCTGGTGCGGCCTGTCCCCCGATGTGACCACGCTGATCGTCGCCCGCGTCGTGCAGGGCCTGGGTGCGGCGCTGATGTCCCCGCAGACGATGACCTTCATTACCCGCATGTTCCCGGTCGCCCGTCGCGGTGCCGCCATGGGCGTCTGGGGCGCCGTGGCCGGCATCGCCACGCTGGTCGGCCCGATCGCCGGCGGCATCTTCGTGGACACCCTGGGCTGGGAATGGATCTTCTTCGTCAACGTCCCGGTCGGCATCATCGCGATCTGGCGCGTGCTGCGCAAGGTGCCCGAGCTCGAACGCCACTCGCACTCCTTCGACTGGGTCGGCGTCGCGCTCTCCGCAGCCGCCATGTTCCTGATCGTCTTCGGCATCCAAGAGGGGAACAACTACTCCTGGGGCCCGATCTGGGGCTGGTTTGGCATCTGGCACATGATCGGCGCCGGTGTTGCGCTGCTGATCCTCTTCGTCCTGTGGCAGGGCGCCGGCCGCGTCGAACCGCTGGTGCCGCTGGGCCTGTTCAAGGACCGCAACTTCTCCCTGGCCAACATCGCCATCGCCTTCATGGGCCTGTCCATCACCGCGATGAGCTTCCCGATGGTGCTCTACCTGCAGTCGGTGCGTGGACTCACCCCCACCCTGTCGGCCCTGATGCTTGCCCCGATGGCGGTGGTTTCCGGCGTGCTGGCACCGTTGATCGGCAAGAACATCAACCGGGTCGACGCCCGCAAATTCGCCATCCCCGGCTTCTTCCTCTTCGGGGCATCGATCACCGTCTACGGGCTGATCCTGGGCCCGGATACGCCGTTCTGGCTGCTGCTGCTGCCGCCGCTGGGCATGGGCATCGGCAGCGCGATGATCTGGCCCTCGGTCTCGATGACGGCTACCCGCGATCTGGGCCAGGCCGATGCCGGCGCCGGATCGGGCGTGTACAACACCACCAGGCAGGTCGGCTCAGTACTCGGTTCGGCGCTGATCGCACTGATGATGGAGTCCCGGATCGCCGCCGAAACCACGCTGGCGACGGCCGGAATGCAGGGCGCCGCCCCGGCCGCCGATGCAGGCGAAATGGGCGGGGCGATCCCCGTCTTCCTGCATGCGGCGGTATCCACGGCACTGGGCCAGGCGCTGCTGCTTCCGGGCATCGTGGCCATGGTCGCGGCGCTTGTCGCCTTCGCGTTCCGCAAGACCCCGGTCCGCCCGCCCGCCGGCCTGTGAGATTCTAGGTGCCATGATCTCCTCCTCCGCCGTTCCCGATGCCGCGCTGCGCCTGCTGGTCGACAACGGCTTCGACGCCACCAGCGTCGATGCCCTGGCCGAGGCCGCCGGGATCAGCCGCAGCACCTTCTTCCGCCGTTTCGGCTCGAAGGAGGAAATGGTCTTCGCCGACCAGGAGGCGATCATCCACCATCTGGAAACGGTGCTCGCCACCAGCTCCCAGCCCCCGCTGCGCGCCGTGGTGAGCGCCGCCCTGGCCGTCTTCGACCAGCACACGGCCCGGCCCGAGGCGGCCGCGCTGCGTCACCGGCTGCTGCAGGACGTGCCGGCCCTGCGGGACCGCGAGCTGGTTTCCACCCACCGCTACGAACGCGCCTTCTCCCGCTTCCTGGCCGACGAGGATGTCTCAAGCCGTTCCTCCGGCCGGGCGCTGGCCATCGGCTACGCCGCAGCCGTGGTGGCGGTGCACAACGACCACCTGCGCGGCTGGCTGAAGGACAACGCGCCGACGCACCGGATCGGCCTCGAGGCCGACCTGGAGGCGTTCGCGGGGCTCTTCGAGGCCCGGATGCTCCCCGCCGCGCCGGCGAAGCCCCCCACACCGGCCGCGGCGACGGTCGTCGTCACCGTCAACGGCGGCGGCGCCGATACCGAGGCCGTCTTGGCCCAGGTGCGGCGGGCCTTGGAGTCGCAGCAAGGCAAATGAACCGCAGTACCTTGACGTGACACTGCGTTTCATGGATGCTGGACTCACCCACGTCCATCGATCCCGGGGAGCACCCATGAGCACCGCAGAAACCGACACGGCGTGGAGCGCCGACTTCCCGACCGGCGTCATGGAACCCGAGTACGAGCTCTGGGGTGAGGTCGAGGTGGACCCGGCTGGCCTCTTCGAAGACATCGGATCAGCTGACCGCGCCTATTGGGACCGTGCGCGACGCTTCATCCTGGACGAGGTCCGCCCGGTCATCGACGGCTACTGGGACCGCGCCGAATACCCGGTGGATCTGGCGAAGCGCCTGGGCGACCTCGACCTGCTGCGCGACGGACTGGACCTGGACGGCTACCCGGCCATGAGCGTACTGGCAGCCGGGCTGGTGAACATGGAGCTCTCCCGCGGCGACGGCTCGATCGGCACCATCGGCGCCGTGCAGGCGGGGCTGGCACTGCGTTCGGTCATCGACTGCGGCTCCCCCGAACAGATAGCGCAATGGGCGCCGGAGCTGGCCACCGCCCGGGTGCTTGGGGCCTTTGCACTGACCGAACCCACCCACGGCTCGGACTCGGTCTCGCTGGAAACCAGCGCCGTCCGCGTCGAGGGCGGCTACCTGCTCAACGGCGAAAAGAAGTGGATCGGCAACGGTTCGGTCGGCGGGATCACCATCGTCTGGGCCCGCGACGGGGCGGGGGCCGTGCGCGGGTTCATTGTCCCGCAGGAAACCCCCGGCTACACCGGCACCACCATCGGCGGAAAGCTCTCGCTGCGCGCCATCTTCCAAGCCCATATCCGCCTGGAAAACGTCTTCGTCCCCGACGCGCAGGTGCTGCCCGGCGCGAACTCGTTCAAGGACACCGCGAAAGTCCTGTTCGCCACCCGGCTCGGCGTCGCCTGGTCCGCAGTCGGCCACGCCACCGCCTGTTACGAGACAGCCGTGCAGTATGCCGCCCAACGCATCCAGTTCGGCCGTCCGCTGGCCGCCAGCCAGATCGTCCAGGAACGCCTGGCCCGGATGCATTCGGAGCTGGCCACCATGCAGCTCACCGTCATGCAGGCCACCTCGCGCGAGGAGGCGGGCAAGCTGAGCCCGGTCCAGGCATCGGTGGCGAAGTACACCTGCACCCGGATCGCCCGCACCATTGCCGCCAATGCCCGCGACCTGCTCGGCGGAAACGGCATCCTGCTGCAGAACCGCGTCGCGAGGCATCTGGCCGACATCGAGGCGATCCACACTTACGAGGGCACTGAGACGGTGCAGGCGCTGATCATCGGCCGCTCGATCACCGGCATCTCCGCCTTCGCCGGTTGATTCCGCTAGCGGGCGTCGACCGAACGCAGGAACGGCAGCAGCGCATCGAGGATCTCCCGTGGCGGGAACAGCGTCCCGCCGTGCGTGCGCCCGGGCAGTTCGATGGCGCGGGCATCGGGCATCAGCTCGGCTGCGCGCATCGAATCCTCGAGCCGTGGCCGGTCGCGGGTGCCGGCCATCAGCAGCGTGGGGACGTGCAGCTGGCGCAGCAGCAGCTCGGACATCGCCGGAGCCGACTCCGTATATTCAAAGTAGGCGGCGAGGGCCAGCGGATCGTTGGACAGGAACGCCAACCGCGTCGCCGGATCCAGGCTGCCGGACTCGGCCTCCATCCCGGCAACAAATGCCTCCATGCCGCCGGTCAGCAGCGCCGCGCGGTAATCGGCGAAGAAGAGCCGGGCGAGCGCTCCGGGATCGATCCGGTAGGTTCCGCCGAGCAGGGTGAGGCTGCGCAGCCGGCCGGGAGCCGCCGCGGCAAGCTGCAGCCCCATGCGGGCGCCGAAGGAGTATCCCAGCACGTGCACCGAGTCGACCTCGGCGGCGTCGAGCACGGCGAGCACGTCGGCGAGCACCAGCTCCATCTCATAGTCCTTCGCACGGTGCGGCTTGGCGCTGCGGCCGTGTCCGCGCAGATCCATGCGGATCGTGTTGAACTCCGGTTCCAGCGCCTTGACGTAGCCCAGGCCGCGCCAGATCGAGCGCGAGAGGGCCGACCCGTGCAGCATGAGCACGCTTCGGCCCCCTGTCGCACCGTCGTCGAAGTAGATATCGTTTCCATCCAAGGGGTTCACTGCATAAGGCATGGAGTCCAGCTTATTGAACGCGGGCGCCCGGCAGTTAGTCGGCACCCAACCAAGAGGAGATCATGAACGAGGACTTGACCCCCGTGATCCTGGGCGGCGCCCGGACCCCCTTCGCCAAGTTCCGCGGGGCACTGGCCCCGCTGGATGTCATCGGGCTCGGCTCCCACGCCATCATC
This genomic interval carries:
- a CDS encoding Gfo/Idh/MocA family protein, with the protein product MDEATKAPPRILQAAVVGSGFMATVHSRAIRSAGARLAAGTSSTPERSRASAARLGLASTYDTFEALLTDDSVDVVHICTPNATHHGLAAAALRAGKHVVCEKPLTTGVGDARELLALADTGGLCGTVPFVYRFHPMVREARARIAAGHTGRLLTVQASYLQDWLLAVGDDNWRVDEQHGGPSRAFADIGSHLCDLLEFVSGQRIIRLNATKRTVHADRSIHSNIATEDLVALLVEFDAGMLGTLLISQVAPGHKNALVFEVSGTEESVRFEQETPDALWLGRRKGNRVLQRDPAQLSADAARLSLLPAGHPMGYQDAFNAFISDSYAAIDGADPEGLPRFADGLRAVRVTAAVLQSAATGHWVEVAP
- a CDS encoding ROK family transcriptional regulator — protein: MNEHSRGSALGPTGAGELFQLLRDGHPRTRAQLALETGLARSTITTRVDELMGLGLVLPVAEAASTGGRPPSQFALNPRARVVLAADLGASHATLAITDLTGIVLAEHSQRIDIAAGPVAVLTWLAETTMSLLKRLGLGECDLVAIGIGVPGPVHFESGQPANPPIMPGWNGFDIPGWLGRILPVPVLVDNDVNIMALGERATNFPTVEHFMFVKVATGIGAGLVSGGRLQRGAQGIAGDIGHVRVGRGGDIQCQCGNSGCLEALASGPAIASSLRAQGLEAAGTTEVIDLVKAGNTMAIQAVRQAGRDLGEVLSTCVSLMNPSVIAIGGSMARAGEHLIAGVREVVYSRSTPLATEHLRIMPSASAAHAGVLGASALAVHHALSPSGIAALSSQ
- a CDS encoding YqaJ viral recombinase family protein, translating into MNRVVADSSDRIAWLRARSQGITATDVSKLSTMRSIETAAHSKLNGSGFSGNSWTDHGRAREPVIAEWVQRNYGILPSTQLFHAAQERIHLATPDGIAVRADGTVELAEIKTTNKAWKSIPLHYLRQVWWQQYVLGAERTLVVWEQHENFIPVNEEPEFRWVDRDDQQINQLIGRADVLLQLLRHKTALARVREDRRPAALYLPE
- a CDS encoding DUF222 domain-containing protein, encoding MFDEISEGEINLERVSENPSGTTLPAGVPLAGACSSRETPLDIDAMISSPDDLALLDAFAVRASGIDVDLGEAGLIDLLDTIERDKSALAAVQVLATVALDARTRERQAAAGTGIDTQGRGVGTQVGLARQEAPDAGRRLLALSKILVQDMPLTMRALTRGAISETRALVIAAEAQGLSSALRPKVDAAVQEHPGDFTGEGVKQLANRVKAQEVDPRNAVAKAAAAARKRRISFIPEPDAMMRVTGMVPVEMGLIIAETLESAVATKVAAGDGRTRELIRVDEFFERLTGAKSDHGVPVTINLVMTDRTLFQSESEPVQLQGYGAMPAAWARWIVTGPKGESTVKCWVRRIFTAPRTGELVAMDSHKRIFPPSLRQLIQIRDQVCRTPGCNAPMRRIDHIQQWANGGPTSAANGSGRCQACNLTKEAPGWSERPVPGRRHTLEITTPTGHSYRSTAPPLPGSS
- a CDS encoding mechanosensitive ion channel family protein: MQDLSPLVSDTLDEAVQNAGGDAVPDLVKPWLAVGIGLAAVLVVTIALFLIVNYVLRHRPLLRRDVAKSRLPFFLVMAFGVTLAVVKASGYADAWTKTIAFLLVLGLIGSIAALLIVLLGLLEDVLMARYRTDLENPRRVAKLRTQIGLLRRVATALILVLAVAGALLTIPEVRALGAGLLASAGLISVVAGLAVQSSLSNVFAGLQIAFTDAIRVEDTVMVEMQRGVIEEITLTYVVVLMPDGRRMILPSTYFTTTPFENWSRRSSEISGSVMLDLNWNAPIEHLRTRLKQLLDATDLWDGRNGSLTVADAVGGTLNVSVFVSARNAADLIALKSYVREKLIAELQEKYPEALPVPVAMRRPGI
- a CDS encoding AMIN-like domain-containing (lipo)protein codes for the protein MNKALRAGIMSALLVAGLGIAPAVPAVSAPVPSAPASAPYCGITWGSGADHVTGTSSARISNVRAGEHTCYDRLVIDLKGKIKGYDVRYVKAVYTEGQGRKVPLAGTADLRIIVNAVAYDSAGHRTYNPKNNAKAVNVTGMRTFKQVAFLGSFEGQSSFGLGVRARLPFRSFVLAGPGAGSRLVIDVAHRW
- a CDS encoding PhzF family phenazine biosynthesis protein; its protein translation is MSRAYKHVDVFTSIPYLGNALAVVLDGEGLDAATMAGIANWTNLAETAFLFPPTDPGADYKVRIFTTTTELPFAGHPTLGAAHAWLEAGGRPRNEGRIVQECGAGLIELRVQDSPVDGTSAQLAFKAPPLVRTGPLEDDVLEWAISGLGITARDVLAHQWLANGPTWAGLVLRDADLVLALEPDFATLAGLEVGVIGAYDSQGIASGTYGPKGSAPRAPGTIAELQPLNEEDTFRSTEHFRNVVSGAPADFEVRAFIAGEGLPEDPATGSLNAGFGIWLTEAGLAPDTYTVRQGTRLGRAARIDVLRDDSGVWICGDTVTCVDGFIYAG